In a genomic window of Spirosoma agri:
- a CDS encoding transketolase family protein, translating to MRNEFAAAIERIARDDDKVVFITGDLGYNALENVVEALGPRFINAGVAEQNMVGVAAGMAYRGYKVFCYSIAPFAVYRCLEQFRNDVCLHNMPVFLVGNGGGYGYGIMGSTHHAIEDLACLSSLQNVNTYIPAFADEVPSMLDQIIAENRPAYLRLGAGPKTPDGAETIGSFKHIVHSKAPIGNVVALGPVAANVLTALQDELLTGEFDVYTATNLPLDLPSSLAHRLAGKPLLVVEEHVSIGGLAQQLSVKLLADGAAPSHFVSLSAQGYPNGLYGDQKYHQQLSGLDPANIARQLASFTIS from the coding sequence ATGAGAAATGAATTTGCAGCCGCTATCGAGCGCATTGCGCGTGACGATGACAAAGTGGTATTTATTACCGGCGATCTGGGGTATAACGCCCTCGAAAACGTCGTGGAAGCACTCGGTCCCCGGTTCATCAACGCGGGTGTCGCCGAACAAAACATGGTCGGTGTGGCGGCTGGCATGGCGTACCGGGGCTACAAAGTATTCTGCTATAGCATTGCGCCTTTTGCGGTCTATCGGTGCCTTGAGCAGTTTCGTAATGACGTTTGCCTGCACAACATGCCGGTTTTTCTGGTCGGTAATGGCGGTGGGTATGGGTACGGCATTATGGGTAGTACACACCATGCGATCGAGGATCTGGCCTGTCTGAGCAGTCTCCAGAACGTGAACACCTACATTCCGGCCTTTGCGGATGAAGTACCTTCGATGCTCGATCAGATCATAGCGGAAAATCGTCCGGCTTACCTTCGGTTAGGCGCTGGCCCAAAAACACCCGACGGTGCCGAAACGATTGGCTCATTCAAGCACATTGTCCACAGCAAAGCTCCAATTGGAAACGTGGTTGCCCTTGGCCCTGTAGCAGCTAATGTGTTAACGGCCTTGCAGGACGAACTGCTGACGGGCGAGTTCGACGTCTACACCGCCACGAATTTACCACTCGATCTGCCTTCCAGTCTGGCCCATCGCCTGGCCGGGAAGCCACTTCTGGTTGTTGAAGAACACGTGTCGATCGGTGGCTTGGCGCAGCAGCTGTCGGTGAAGCTACTGGCCGATGGAGCGGCACCGAGCCATTTCGTTAGTCTATCCGCTCAGGGTTACCCGAACGGATTGTATGGTGATCAGAAATACCACCAGCAACTATCGGGTCTCGACCCGGCCAACATTGCTCGGCAACTGGCTTCGTTTACGATTAGTTAA
- a CDS encoding NAD-dependent epimerase/dehydratase family protein — translation MNQSAPILLPEKIARLQGPIVVFGASGFIGANLFEQLFRVRQDVFALTHDATKAWRLKLLDVPAENIVHCDILSNTSVQDVFGKLKPKTIFNLAAYGAYSKQKNVGLTYETNVLGTVNILENCSAEMVYIHAGSSSEYGFNCTAPKETDPVEPNSHYAVSKVSAAYTLDFYAKVHGLNTLNLRLYSIYGGWEEPDRLIPRLIEEVRNGKLPPLVSPDISRDFVYVDDCVDAFVQAALRVNPEIRGRSYNIATGQKTTMRELVDAARQTFGLTLEPVWGSMNNRNWDLADWYGDPTAAETDLGWKATTTLGDGLRRTADWQISHEYESRVIPAFNTPTLNPVISPIIACYKDAQAIPFMYERLVKTFNEMKVRYEIIFVNDNSPDNTDEVLDAICAKDPNVIAIKHSRNFGSQSAFLSGMEIATGDAVVLMDGDLQDPPEVIPRFYEKWQQGFDVTYGVRVQREMAPHVHFFYKQFYRLFRKTAYINIPVDAGDFSMIDRKVVRELVSLPETEQFLRGLRAWVGFKQTGVDYVRPERMFGVSTNNWTKNIWWAKKAIFSFSFAPLELMTYAGFVLTVLSVLGILWQILAKFVFFPDTPAGLSTVIILVMFFGGINLLGISFLGEYISKIFEETKKRPKFIRTMVRKGQRVYKTAAEISTLVEQRKSK, via the coding sequence ATGAATCAGTCTGCCCCCATTTTGCTACCAGAAAAAATCGCCCGACTTCAGGGCCCTATCGTTGTTTTCGGAGCCAGCGGCTTCATTGGCGCGAACTTGTTTGAACAACTCTTTCGTGTTCGTCAAGATGTGTTCGCCCTTACGCATGACGCAACCAAAGCCTGGCGGCTCAAGCTGCTCGATGTTCCAGCCGAAAATATCGTCCACTGCGACATTTTATCCAACACCTCCGTTCAGGATGTTTTCGGGAAACTCAAACCCAAAACCATTTTCAACCTAGCGGCATACGGAGCGTATAGCAAACAGAAAAACGTGGGGCTTACCTACGAAACCAATGTGCTGGGTACGGTTAATATTCTGGAAAACTGCTCGGCGGAGATGGTCTATATCCACGCTGGCAGTAGTTCGGAGTATGGGTTTAATTGCACCGCGCCCAAAGAAACCGACCCGGTAGAACCGAACAGTCACTATGCCGTGTCGAAAGTATCGGCGGCTTACACGCTCGACTTCTACGCCAAAGTTCATGGTTTGAATACGCTCAACCTGCGGCTCTATTCCATTTACGGTGGCTGGGAAGAACCCGACCGGCTCATTCCCCGCCTGATCGAAGAGGTCAGAAACGGGAAATTGCCTCCGCTCGTTTCGCCCGATATCAGCCGCGACTTCGTGTACGTTGACGACTGCGTCGATGCTTTTGTGCAGGCTGCCTTACGGGTGAATCCTGAAATTCGGGGTCGCTCCTACAATATCGCGACGGGCCAGAAAACGACCATGCGGGAGCTTGTAGACGCGGCCCGGCAAACCTTCGGCCTCACGCTCGAACCGGTTTGGGGCAGCATGAACAACCGCAACTGGGACCTGGCCGACTGGTATGGTGACCCGACAGCTGCCGAAACGGACCTGGGCTGGAAGGCAACGACAACGCTGGGCGACGGTCTGCGCCGAACAGCCGACTGGCAGATTTCGCACGAATACGAGAGTCGGGTGATTCCGGCGTTCAATACACCAACGCTCAATCCGGTCATCTCACCCATCATTGCCTGCTACAAAGACGCACAGGCCATTCCGTTTATGTACGAACGACTGGTCAAAACCTTCAACGAAATGAAGGTGCGTTACGAAATAATTTTTGTCAACGACAACTCGCCCGACAATACCGACGAAGTGCTGGATGCCATTTGCGCCAAAGATCCGAACGTGATTGCTATCAAGCACTCGCGTAACTTTGGGTCACAATCGGCCTTCCTGAGCGGGATGGAAATTGCGACAGGCGATGCCGTTGTGTTGATGGACGGCGATTTGCAGGACCCGCCCGAAGTCATTCCCCGGTTTTACGAGAAATGGCAGCAAGGGTTTGACGTGACGTACGGCGTTCGTGTACAGCGCGAAATGGCTCCGCACGTTCATTTCTTCTACAAGCAGTTTTACCGGCTCTTCCGCAAGACGGCTTATATCAATATTCCGGTCGATGCGGGTGATTTTTCGATGATCGACCGGAAGGTTGTTCGTGAACTGGTCAGCCTACCGGAGACGGAACAGTTTCTGCGGGGCTTACGGGCCTGGGTCGGCTTTAAACAAACGGGGGTCGATTATGTCCGTCCCGAGCGAATGTTCGGCGTATCGACCAACAACTGGACCAAGAATATCTGGTGGGCGAAAAAAGCGATTTTCTCGTTCAGCTTTGCCCCGCTGGAGTTGATGACCTATGCCGGTTTTGTGCTGACGGTACTGTCGGTGCTTGGTATCCTGTGGCAGATTCTGGCGAAGTTCGTGTTCTTCCCCGATACACCCGCCGGGCTATCGACCGTTATTATTCTGGTGATGTTCTTTGGCGGTATCAACCTGTTGGGCATCTCGTTCCTGGGCGAATACATTAGCAAGATTTTCGAGGAAACGAAAAAACGCCCGAAATTCATTCGGACGATGGTTCGGAAGGGTCAGCGGGTCTACAAAACAGCCGCCGAGATCAGTACGCTGGTTGAGCAACGAAAAAGTAAATAA
- a CDS encoding transketolase, with protein MTSTTERTDLQMLQGQLRLKILGLYNQAHAGHIGCSLSCVDLMIAALVMRKRQQDSFLLSKGHAAASLYACLNHLGEISDDVLDTFYKNGTTLPAHPAPNKHKGIPFATGSLGHGLPIGAGIAQAGKLLGDDSRVFVLMSDGETNEGTTWEAAHFAVQNGLDNLIVLIDKNGLQGFNQTANVLGDTADSRTWSAMGFDTVEVDGHDIQSILTTIDHLTATPTGKPKVVIAKTVKGKGVSYMENKLEWHYLPMTAAQYEQAYAEVSERYLSAQVA; from the coding sequence ATGACGTCGACAACAGAACGAACGGACTTACAAATGCTTCAGGGACAGCTCCGGCTGAAAATCCTGGGTCTATACAATCAGGCACACGCCGGTCATATTGGCTGTTCGTTAAGTTGCGTAGACCTGATGATCGCGGCCCTGGTCATGCGCAAACGTCAGCAGGACTCGTTTCTACTCTCGAAGGGACACGCAGCGGCCTCGCTGTACGCCTGCCTGAACCACCTCGGCGAAATTTCGGACGACGTGCTCGACACGTTTTATAAGAATGGAACAACCCTCCCGGCTCACCCGGCTCCGAACAAACACAAGGGCATTCCGTTTGCGACGGGCTCACTGGGGCATGGACTGCCAATAGGCGCGGGTATTGCGCAAGCGGGTAAGCTCCTCGGTGATGATTCGCGGGTATTCGTACTCATGTCAGACGGCGAAACCAATGAGGGAACAACCTGGGAGGCCGCTCACTTCGCGGTTCAGAACGGCCTGGATAATCTGATCGTACTAATTGATAAGAACGGTTTGCAGGGCTTTAACCAAACGGCTAACGTACTGGGCGATACTGCCGACAGTCGGACCTGGTCGGCAATGGGCTTCGACACGGTTGAAGTGGATGGTCATGATATTCAATCGATCCTGACAACTATTGATCACTTGACCGCTACGCCAACGGGGAAACCCAAAGTCGTGATCGCCAAAACGGTGAAAGGCAAGGGTGTATCCTACATGGAAAACAAGCTCGAATGGCACTATTTGCCCATGACAGCGGCTCAGTATGAGCAGGCGTACGCGGAAGTTAGTGAACGATATCTATCGGCTCAAGTCGCTTAA
- a CDS encoding glycosyltransferase family 39 protein, which translates to MFTPSSRTTLFLLSALLVMALCLRLYRVGTYGIYFDEKSTLLISQGVCLEGFNQQDVFSKPYFTPAEFWKPKTFNDFIEANIRGDIGNSPAYYGVLWLWMEVFGLSDTSLRMPSVIFSTLIVWLLFVFVRRHFRSGGPLAGDRDPANSLALVSAAIATIEPFFVAYSHIARNYSMTFFLTLLGTHIFLLIMERVRSTAPTDRKTPSLPLLYLAYGLVFVTSVLSHYLSTTVFLCHGVYALLYLRNTRSWVTLGLTSVIGLGLVSLWFIYGGGKYTFYILEEQKNFYHNLALTNPRNNGFGIILPATLPNITVRAIPVFSDLFIVTNGLSQTLGGIRNAVLALGLGALSTVLIHRYFSVAMPPVWVYGAVPVLLLSGLPFYTLEPIRLLVLSIAIPFVYLIGRYVIDQTNTQQKRFVSLLFLLAFVPTLFLLLMAWRSGHTYGITQRYSGFSFPYVCILVAMGLSQLTRLRWWFSLPIAAVLLIQTAHIVRILGDIYADTSPKYTLFGEPRISNPYWSAAQQLTKLYAPGDTILYPNKKRIIVSEKNDKSFSPVSLYDAQLVNIYLPQDAQYIQRVDPNERDRIVLVKGHSDKKITIFDFQGSTYRYGD; encoded by the coding sequence ATGTTTACCCCATCGTCGCGTACTACACTATTTTTATTGAGTGCCCTGCTTGTCATGGCGCTGTGCCTTCGTCTATACCGTGTGGGTACATACGGCATCTATTTCGACGAAAAATCCACACTACTGATCAGTCAGGGCGTCTGCCTGGAAGGGTTCAATCAGCAGGACGTTTTCAGTAAACCCTATTTTACCCCCGCCGAATTCTGGAAACCCAAGACGTTCAACGATTTTATTGAAGCTAACATTCGGGGTGATATCGGTAACAGTCCGGCTTACTATGGCGTACTGTGGCTCTGGATGGAAGTGTTTGGGTTGAGTGACACCTCGCTACGAATGCCGTCGGTGATTTTCAGCACCCTGATTGTCTGGCTCCTCTTCGTCTTTGTGCGACGCCATTTCCGGTCGGGCGGACCACTGGCCGGTGATCGAGACCCGGCCAACTCACTGGCTCTCGTCAGCGCGGCCATTGCCACCATCGAACCGTTTTTCGTTGCGTACAGCCACATTGCCCGCAACTATTCCATGACGTTTTTTCTGACGTTACTGGGCACCCATATTTTCCTGCTGATCATGGAGCGGGTTCGGTCCACTGCGCCGACGGACCGCAAAACGCCATCGCTTCCTCTACTTTATCTGGCCTATGGCCTCGTCTTTGTCACGTCGGTGCTGTCGCATTACTTGAGCACAACGGTCTTTTTGTGTCACGGCGTCTACGCACTGCTTTATCTGCGCAATACCCGTTCCTGGGTGACCCTGGGACTGACGAGCGTTATCGGTCTGGGACTGGTTTCGCTCTGGTTCATTTACGGGGGCGGCAAATACACGTTCTATATTCTGGAGGAGCAGAAGAATTTTTACCACAATCTGGCGCTGACGAACCCAAGAAACAACGGATTTGGCATCATTCTGCCAGCAACGCTGCCCAACATCACGGTTCGGGCCATTCCTGTTTTCTCCGACCTATTTATTGTCACCAATGGGCTTAGTCAAACGCTGGGTGGTATTCGAAATGCGGTGCTGGCCTTAGGGTTGGGGGCACTTTCAACGGTACTAATTCATCGCTACTTCTCCGTAGCGATGCCGCCGGTCTGGGTCTACGGGGCCGTGCCGGTTCTGTTGCTGTCGGGACTACCGTTTTATACACTGGAGCCCATTCGGTTGCTGGTCTTGTCGATCGCTATACCGTTTGTCTATCTGATTGGTCGCTACGTGATTGACCAGACCAATACGCAGCAAAAACGCTTCGTGTCCCTCCTGTTTCTGCTGGCTTTTGTGCCGACACTGTTCCTGCTGCTGATGGCCTGGCGATCGGGCCACACGTATGGCATTACACAACGCTATTCGGGTTTCTCCTTTCCGTACGTTTGTATTTTAGTGGCAATGGGCCTGTCTCAACTAACCCGTCTCCGCTGGTGGTTCAGCCTGCCGATTGCAGCCGTGTTACTGATCCAGACCGCTCACATCGTTCGGATTCTGGGCGATATCTACGCCGATACATCACCCAAATACACGCTTTTCGGTGAACCCCGCATTTCTAATCCGTATTGGTCAGCCGCCCAGCAACTGACGAAACTCTACGCACCGGGCGACACGATCCTTTATCCGAATAAAAAACGAATTATCGTGTCGGAGAAAAATGACAAAAGTTTCTCGCCCGTATCACTCTACGATGCCCAGCTCGTGAACATCTATCTCCCTCAGGATGCTCAGTATATCCAACGGGTAGATCCCAATGAGCGCGACCGAATTGTGTTGGTGAAAGGGCATTCAGATAAAAAAATTACTATTTTTGACTTTCAAGGCAGCACTTACCGCTACGGCGATTAG